In one Nicotiana sylvestris chromosome 8, ASM39365v2, whole genome shotgun sequence genomic region, the following are encoded:
- the LOC104234304 gene encoding branchpoint-bridging protein-like: MKHAKVLSLALITTKWSILLLCVTFSQANSQETNNNTQAGLLCISDCSTCPVICSPPPSPIKLKPPPSPSSVLVQAPPPPPLFAPLRPSPSQSSPRSPSPSSSQPSPKSPPPSYITYTGAPPPPSHSSNCPTPPSSPNIINIPATQAPPANGQKNYPYYYFYVSKATSFPLHGSIIIGFLVVFHFLCIW, translated from the coding sequence ATGAAACATGCCAAAGTTCTTTCACTAGCTCTCATAACAACAAAATGGTCTATTTTGCTCCTTTGTGTTACATTTTCTCAAGCAAATTCTCAAGAAACTAATAATAATACACAAGCAGGCTTACTCTGCATAAGTGATTGTTCAACATGTCCTGTTATTTGTTCACCACCACCTTCCCCTATCAAACTCAAGCCACCACCTTCGCCATCATCGGTACTAGTACAAGCACCACCACCGCCACCACTTTTCGCCCCACTCCGCCCCTCGCCATCTCAGTCTTCTCCCCGTTCACCATCACCCTCCTCGTCACAGCCATCACCTAAATCTCCACCACCATCTTACATTACATATACTGgtgctcctcctcctccttctcatTCTTCTAATTGTCCTACACCTCCTAGTTCTCCTAATATTATCAATATACCAGCAACTCAGGCGCCACCGGCCAATGGACAGAAGAATTACCCTTACTACTATTTTTATGTTTCAAAGGCAACTTCTTTTCCACTTCATGGCTCCATTATTATTGGATTTTTGGTGGTCTTTCATTTCTTATGCATTTGGTGA